A portion of the Candidatus Roseilinea sp. genome contains these proteins:
- a CDS encoding nucleotidyltransferase: MHLDRLRRLVSAFLQPNRVRVYLFGSYARGDQRPTSDVDIALEPLDALPTGLVSRLREAIEESDIPYMVEIVDLSEADDRFRARVLSEGILWNAIENDSPSPDEPSTL; this comes from the coding sequence GTGCATCTTGATCGGCTGCGCCGCCTGGTGAGCGCGTTTTTGCAGCCTAATCGGGTGCGCGTGTATCTGTTCGGGTCGTATGCACGTGGAGACCAACGACCCACCTCAGATGTGGACATCGCCCTTGAGCCACTTGATGCGCTGCCGACCGGTTTGGTCAGCCGGTTGCGCGAAGCGATCGAGGAAAGCGACATCCCCTATATGGTGGAGATCGTAGACTTAAGCGAGGCGGATGATCGCTTTCGGGCGCGCGTGCTCAGCGAAGGGATTTTATGGAACGCCATCGAGAACGACTCACCGTCGCCAGACGAGCCCTCGACACTCTAG
- a CDS encoding ribulose-phosphate 3-epimerase, whose translation MKLAPSIYTADFARLGEQVRAAEEAGADWMHLDVMDGALVPNITFGPAICEAVRRSTSLPCEAHLMVQAPERFFQDYKSAGMQRIIVHVEACPHLYSTIHALRKFDLQVGVALNPLTPLSAIEDALPLVDLVLVMSVEPGFGGQAYIPSSTQRIRRMREMLNAVNPNAELEVDGGVNVHTIRDVRDAGASIAVVGSAVYSPNHSVAEGIAALRRALSRNSER comes from the coding sequence ATGAAACTTGCCCCCTCGATCTACACAGCAGACTTCGCTCGGCTGGGCGAACAAGTTCGAGCGGCCGAGGAGGCTGGCGCCGATTGGATGCATCTCGACGTGATGGACGGCGCCCTGGTGCCTAACATCACGTTTGGCCCGGCCATCTGCGAAGCCGTGAGACGGAGCACATCGCTGCCTTGCGAGGCCCACCTGATGGTGCAAGCGCCGGAACGCTTCTTTCAAGACTACAAATCGGCCGGCATGCAGCGCATCATCGTGCACGTGGAGGCTTGCCCGCACCTATACTCGACCATCCACGCGTTGCGCAAGTTCGATCTACAAGTTGGCGTCGCCCTCAACCCGCTCACCCCGCTCAGCGCAATCGAGGATGCACTGCCGCTGGTGGACCTGGTGCTGGTCATGTCGGTTGAGCCCGGCTTCGGCGGACAGGCCTACATCCCTAGCTCGACCCAGCGCATCCGGCGCATGCGCGAGATGCTGAACGCGGTCAACCCAAACGCCGAACTGGAAGTGGACGGCGGCGTGAACGTGCACACCATTCGCGATGTGCGTGATGCTGGCGCCAGCATCGCCGTGGTCGGCTCGGCAGTGTATTCGCCCAACCACAGCGTGGCCGAAGGCATCGCTGCGCTGCGCAGGGCGCTGAGCCGCAACTCTGAGCGTTGA
- a CDS encoding nucleotidyltransferase: protein MERHRERLTVARRALDTLDEVMAVTAPSRIVRDAGIQRFEYALEAVWKAAQGYLREFEGIDVGSPKGVVRACRQSGLLGEADASLALQMIDDRNRTAQTCNESVAQMIFDRLPKYARLMRTWLNAMSSVE from the coding sequence ATGGAACGCCATCGAGAACGACTCACCGTCGCCAGACGAGCCCTCGACACTCTAGATGAAGTGATGGCGGTCACTGCGCCGTCTCGGATTGTGCGCGATGCCGGGATTCAGCGCTTCGAATACGCGCTTGAGGCTGTTTGGAAAGCAGCACAAGGATACCTTCGTGAATTCGAGGGGATAGACGTCGGGTCGCCGAAAGGCGTAGTCAGAGCTTGCAGACAGTCTGGGCTGCTGGGCGAGGCAGATGCTTCACTGGCGCTTCAGATGATTGATGATCGGAATCGAACTGCCCAGACGTGCAACGAATCCGTGGCGCAAATGATCTTCGACCGGCTGCCGAAGTATGCGCGCCTGATGCGCACCTGGCTGAATGCGATGAGTTCCGTCGAGTAG
- the glk gene encoding glucokinase, producing the protein MNILAGDVGGTKTILAVFSSAQGMHAPLFEATFVSANYPNLESIVGEFLSKTDLRVERAAFGVAGPVLNGVARITNLPWVMEEAKLAEAFGLSSVKLINDLEAIANAVPVLEADDLVLLNDVQPAAGGAIGVIAPGTGLGEAFLLQVDGRYRAFPSEGGHNDFAPSNELENELLRYLQRKFGRASYERVCSGIGIPNVYQFLRDCAYIQESPWVAEQLAAAKDPTPVIVANALTEPPDPLCARVMDIFTSVLAAKAGNLALTVIATGGIYLGGGIPPRILPLLQRESFMNTFRYKGRLSGLMERIPVRVIMNSKAGLLGAARVAAGIDH; encoded by the coding sequence ATGAATATCCTAGCGGGTGACGTTGGCGGCACCAAGACGATCCTGGCGGTCTTTTCGTCCGCGCAGGGGATGCACGCCCCGCTCTTTGAGGCGACGTTCGTGAGCGCGAACTATCCCAATCTTGAATCCATCGTCGGGGAGTTCTTGAGCAAAACCGATTTGCGGGTTGAGCGGGCCGCCTTTGGCGTGGCCGGCCCGGTCTTGAACGGCGTGGCGCGCATCACCAACTTGCCCTGGGTGATGGAAGAAGCGAAGCTGGCCGAGGCCTTCGGGCTATCCAGCGTGAAGCTGATCAACGATCTGGAGGCCATCGCCAACGCAGTGCCTGTGTTGGAAGCGGACGATCTTGTGTTATTGAACGACGTGCAGCCGGCGGCCGGGGGCGCCATCGGCGTGATTGCGCCGGGCACCGGCCTGGGCGAGGCATTCCTGTTGCAGGTGGACGGCCGTTACCGCGCCTTCCCTTCCGAAGGGGGCCACAACGACTTTGCGCCCAGCAATGAACTTGAAAACGAACTGCTGCGCTACCTGCAACGCAAATTCGGCCGGGCCAGCTACGAGCGCGTATGCTCCGGCATCGGCATTCCCAACGTGTACCAATTCCTGCGCGATTGCGCGTATATCCAGGAATCGCCGTGGGTCGCCGAGCAACTGGCCGCGGCCAAGGATCCCACACCAGTGATCGTGGCCAACGCGCTGACCGAGCCGCCCGATCCATTGTGCGCGCGCGTGATGGACATCTTCACCTCCGTGCTGGCGGCCAAGGCCGGCAACCTGGCGCTGACGGTGATCGCCACCGGCGGCATCTATCTGGGCGGCGGCATCCCCCCGCGCATCCTGCCGTTGCTGCAGCGCGAGTCGTTCATGAACACCTTCCGCTATAAAGGGCGCCTGTCGGGGCTGATGGAGCGCATCCCGGTGCGCGTGATCATGAACAGCAAGGCCGGCTTGCTGGGTGCGGCGCGCGTGGCCGCCGGCATTGATCATTGA